From Ostrinia nubilalis chromosome 9, ilOstNubi1.1, whole genome shotgun sequence, one genomic window encodes:
- the LOC135074479 gene encoding meteorin-like protein produces MWSVVLWTIVLGLSRGAEAGVMGDQCDWSGSGLTSTTERGVTPVYLRCREGSVSWVYPRGALRLLFRPSLPAGEREFRVCVRVIRRPDPPDLFHAERLNDTGVAERFPARLFVEGTHKLVPLYAPDDGDPKELRCFRSRKGRAALYVEAEPEEGTKRREATFKYEARPLVRRHYDPATADCRPCSEAELELAFCTSDLVSRGVIVGSEQREDLDTTQLTVRLTKLIRATGRASDEHKDSDDLDDDGEYFRYEVDNTLERSTTRKRTRRRARALHAHVHVGAACGAAAGAGEFLVMARRRLGRYALVCAPRLRDWEELVARRTAEGSSHCLLQH; encoded by the exons TGGTCTCACCTCAACAACAGAGCGGGGGGTGACTCCAGTGTACCTCCGCTGCAGAGAAGGCAGCGTGTCGTGGGTGTACCCTCGCGGAGCCCTGCGGCTGCTGTTCAGGCCTTCGCTGCCGGCCGGCGAGCGCGAGTTCAGGGTCTGCGTGCGAGTCATCAGGCGGCCCGACCCGCCCGACTTGTTTCATGCAGAGCGGCTGAATGATACAG gagtCGCCGAGCGCTTCCCGGCGCGTTTGTTCGTGGAAGGCACGCACAAGTTGGTTCCTCTGTACGCGCCCGACGACGGTGATCCTAAGGAGTTACGATGCTTCCGCAGCAGAAAAGGCCGAGCTGCTTTGTATGTAGAGGCCGAACCAGAGGAAGGGACCAAGAGGCGCGAGGCTACCTTCAAGTACGAGGCCCGCCCGCTCGTAAGGAGGCACTACGACCCAGCCACGGCTGACTGCAGACCCTGCTCAGAAGCTGAATTGGAGCTAGCTTTCTGCACCAGTGATTTAG TGTCCCGAGGAGTGATCGTGGGCAGCGAGCAGCGGGAAGACCTAGACACCACGCAGCTGACAGTTCGGCTGACCAAGCTGATCCGGGCTACGGGGCGCGCGTCTGACGAACACAAGGACTCTGATGACTTGGACGATGACGGCGAATACTTCAG gtacGAAGTAGACAACACTTTAGAGCGCAGCACGACGCGCAAGCGCACTAGACGGCGGGCGCGCGCGTTGCACGCGCACGTGCACGTAGGCGCAGCGTGCGGCGCGGCGGCCGGCGCCGGCGAGTTCCTGGTCATGGCGCGGCGCCGTCTTGGCCGATATGCTCTTGTATGCGCGCCGAGACTTCGCGATTGGGAGGAGTTAGTGGCTCGGAGAACCGCTGAGGGCTCGTCGCATTGCTTGCTGCAGCACTAG